One genomic region from Bacillus rossius redtenbacheri isolate Brsri chromosome 6, Brsri_v3, whole genome shotgun sequence encodes:
- the LOC134533264 gene encoding uncharacterized protein LOC134533264: MASKLRKTTFRDEWNQNPSLSWAQAIDGSPYAAWCKLCNHRIELSNMGKQALTSHASGVKHSRRVQGFHMSSSIAVYCKTTRPTSAASQNNSASESSSPLSESSKLFSSDEPSSPQVSSPPLFQTDPVSSSKSLPDTSSNADNSYLNPSATCSCTCTCGSARKESKSLTNYLLNDSVTRAEILWCLYCVMAHNSLRNAENSVAMHRKMYHDSKIAAKLQLGKSKVSYTIVHGLAPEFQKELHADISKSSHLVVGFDESLNKIAQKQQMDISVRYWNEDDSITCTRYLTSAFLGHSTAADLLSAFKNSLPVNTLHKIIQVSMDGPNVNLRFLKDLKQDLKEGRTDEGVILDIGTCGLHSLHCAFKGAMKETGWEIVKFLRAIYNLFHNIPTRRADYIRITGSSLFPLKFCPVRWLDNVPVADRALKILPNLRNYVAGLKSNTEPTCASFVIVKSAIKDVLLGPKLAFFSSVAAEVEPLLKEYQTNDPMAPYLFSDFSSVIKNFMTRFVKADVMANTTLSKIDLSANNLVSSKKIDLGFGTRAALRSENASQKDMELFRADCLKCLQECVKRILKRSPLTFSLTRGISFADPSVALIPDLAIKRLSCALDIFVSHNWLSGIQGDKISKEFKRLCSLTAVQEHLKLHVRSKVRLDKFWFDLLNVYCSENTGHLASFLKMIFIMSHGNAAVERGFSINKQCLVENQLDISLIAQRTIHDGILSAGGLDNFVVSKRFIHAARNAYLK, translated from the coding sequence ATGGCTTCAAAACTCAGAAAAACTACATTCAGGGATGAATGGAACCAGAACCCATCCCTCTCATGGGCTCAGGCTATTGATGGCAGCCCATATGCAGCTTGGTGCAAACTTTGCAATCACAGGATTGAACTGAGTAATATGGGGAAGCAGGCTCTTACCAGTCATGCATCTGGAGTGAAACACAGCAGAAGAGTGCAAGGATTTCACATGAGTTCATCCATAGCAGTGTACTGTAAAACAACTAGGCCTACATCAGCAGCGTCACAAAATAATTCTGCTTCAGAGTCTTCTTCACCTTTGTCTGAATCTTCAAAATTGTTTAGTTCTGATGAACCCAGCTCACCTCAAGTATCTTCCCCTCCGTTGTTCCAAACAGATCCAGTCAGCAGTTCTAAATCTCTGCCTGATACTTCCTCGAATGCTGATAATTCTTATCTAAACCCATCCGCAACATGTTCTTGCACGTGCACATGTGGCAGTGCTAGAAAGGAATCAAAATCATTgacaaattacttattaaatgatTCTGTAACACGTGCCGAAATACTTTGGTGTTTGTATTGTGTTATGGCTCATAATTCCTTAAGGAATGCAGAAAATAGTGTAGCAATGCATCGTAAGATGTATCACGACAGCAAAATTGCAGCTAAATTGCAGTTGGGAAAATCGAAAGTATCCTATACAATAGTTCACGGATTGGCTCCAGAATTTCAAAAGGAACTGCATGCTGATATATCAAAATCTTCTCATCTTGTAGTTGGCtttgatgaaagtttaaataaaattgccCAGAAACAGCaaatggacatttctgtccgttaCTGGAATGAAGATGATTCAATTACTTGCACTCGATATCTTACATCAGCATTTCTCGGCCATTCGACTGCAGCAGACCTGTTAAGTGCTTTTAAAAACTCTTTGCCTGTGAATACATTACACAAAATTATACAGGTGTCGATGGATGGCCCCAATGTAAATTTGCGGTTTTTAAAAGACTTGAAGCAAGATTTGAAGGAAGGTCGTACTGATGAGGGGGTAATATTGGATATCGGCACTTGTGGCTTACATTCATTACACTGTGCCTTCAAAGGCGCAATGAAGGAAACTGGTTGGGAAATTGTTAAATTCTTGCGTGCTATTTACAACCTGTTTCATAACATCCCCACTCGTCGTGCAgactacattagaataactggttCCAGCTTGTTTCCTCTAAAATTTTGTCCAGTTCGTTGGTTAGACAACGTTCCTGTAGCAGACAGAGCATTGAAAATTTTACCAAATCTTCGGAACTATGTTGCTGGTCTAAAGTCAAATACAGAACCTACGTGTGCTAGTTTTGTTATAGTGAAAAGTGCTATTAAAGATGTGTTACTTGGACCTAAACTTGCTTTTTTTTCATCTGTTGCTGCTGAAGTTGAACCACTTCTCAAAGAATATCAAACAAATGACCCCATGGCGCCGTACCTCTTTTCCGACTTTTCTTCAGTCATCAAGAATTTTATGACTAGATTTGTCAAAGCAGACGTAATGGCAAATACTACCCTGAGCAAAATAGATTTATCTGCAAATAATCTTGTGTCaagtaaaaaaattgacttaGGTTTTGGGACACGAGCTGCATTACGTTCAGAAAATGCAAGTCAGAAGGATATGGAATTATTTAGAGCAGACTGTCTAAAATGCCTGCAGGAATGTGTGAAAAGGATTTTAAAGCGCTCACCTCTTACATTCAGCTTGACAAGAGGCATTTCATTTGCTGATCCTTCTGTAGCCCTTATTCCCGATTTGGCGATCAAGAGGCTGTCATGTGCCTTAGATATATTTGTTAGTCATAATTGGCTCTCTGGAATTCAAGGTGACAAAATATCGAAGGAATTCAAAAGATTGTGTTCATTGACTGCAGTGCAGGAACATTTGAAACTCCATGTCCGATCCAAAGTACGCCTGGATAAGTTTTGGTTTGACCTTTTAAATGTTTACTGTAGTGAAAATACAGGGCATTTAGCATCTTTTTTGAAAATGATATTTATTATGTCTCATGGCAACGCAGCAGTAGAAAGGGGATTTTCAATAAACAAACAGTGCTTGGTAGAAAATCAGCTGGACATTTCACTGATTGCACAGCGTACAATTCATGATGGTATTTTGTCAGCTGGAGGTCTGGATAATTTTGTCGTATCTAAAAGATTTATTCATGCTGCTCGTaatgcatatttaaaataa